Proteins from one Halovivax limisalsi genomic window:
- a CDS encoding M24 family metallopeptidase has protein sequence MTTIFEDRLHRSQNALAEQGVDALVLFPSPNLYYLTGFEEEPAERHLLAFVTPEDFAIVAPTMYAGQIMEETFIDHVDDWDDGEDPMAVVEDVLDRLDVSGGEVLLDDRMFALFSLDLQEALPEASFGLASEVLDDLRITKDETELEALREAGRISDEACVAVRELGADAVGLTEAELVEEIRAEIESRGGEGFSFDPIVGSGPHGAQPHYRHGDREIRAGEPVILDFGTRYDGYPGDQTRTVVFDGEPPAEFEEIHAVVHDALDAAVEAVEPGVTAGSIDDAARSVIEEAGYGEQFLHRTGHGLGLEVHEEPYIVSGNDTVLEPGMVHSIEPGIYLEGEYGARIEDIVVVTEDGCERLNDSPRTWEPL, from the coding sequence ATGACGACGATATTCGAAGATCGATTGCACCGAAGTCAGAACGCACTCGCCGAGCAGGGCGTCGACGCGCTCGTCCTGTTCCCGAGTCCGAACCTCTACTACCTCACCGGGTTCGAGGAGGAACCCGCCGAGCGCCACCTGCTGGCGTTCGTCACGCCCGAGGACTTCGCCATCGTCGCGCCGACGATGTACGCCGGCCAGATCATGGAGGAGACCTTCATCGATCACGTCGACGACTGGGACGACGGTGAGGATCCGATGGCCGTCGTCGAGGACGTCCTCGACCGCCTCGACGTCTCCGGCGGCGAGGTCCTGCTCGACGACCGCATGTTCGCGCTGTTCAGCCTCGACCTGCAAGAGGCCCTACCCGAGGCCTCCTTCGGCCTGGCGAGCGAGGTGCTCGACGACCTGCGCATCACGAAGGACGAGACCGAACTCGAGGCGCTGCGCGAGGCCGGGCGCATCTCGGACGAGGCCTGCGTGGCCGTCCGCGAACTCGGCGCCGACGCCGTCGGACTGACCGAGGCCGAACTCGTCGAGGAGATCCGAGCCGAGATCGAGTCTCGCGGCGGCGAGGGCTTCTCGTTCGACCCCATCGTCGGCTCCGGGCCCCACGGCGCCCAGCCCCACTACCGCCACGGCGACCGGGAGATTCGGGCGGGCGAGCCCGTCATCCTCGACTTCGGGACGCGCTACGACGGCTATCCGGGCGACCAGACCCGCACCGTCGTCTTCGACGGCGAGCCGCCCGCCGAGTTCGAGGAGATCCACGCGGTCGTCCACGACGCCCTCGACGCGGCGGTCGAGGCGGTCGAACCCGGCGTCACCGCGGGCTCGATCGACGACGCGGCGCGCTCGGTCATCGAGGAGGCGGGCTACGGCGAGCAGTTCCTCCACCGGACAGGCCACGGCCTCGGCCTCGAGGTCCACGAGGAGCCCTACATCGTCTCGGGCAACGACACCGTGCTCGAACCGGGGATGGTCCACAGCATCGAACCGGGCATCTACCTCGAGGGCGAGTACGGCGCGCGCATCGAGGACATCGTCGTCGTCACCGAGGACGGCTGCGAGCGCCTGAACGACAGCCCGCGCACGTGGGAACCGCTCTGA
- a CDS encoding hydantoinase B/oxoprolinase family protein, whose protein sequence is MSTTSAPTPADEIDGATVEVIRNYLTSAATEMQRTLIRTAYNTIIYEILDFGISMYDADRRLVADSPGLSMFLGANDYGLRRTVEHLGEENLNPGDIILCNYPYWSSTHTLDVLVIKPVFLDEELIGYTASRAHWLDLGAKDEGYVLDSTDMHQEGVIFPGTKVYKEGEPDEEIMDLIRFNSRIPDKTLGDLNAQIAALQTGADRLRSLHEKYGTDTVETAIESVIDHGERTARDAVEDLPDGSWSAVGYGDGITSDPDDLLRIEAEVTIEGDEFTVDLSGSSDQIDAPLNVPLGMSQTLAKLAFKSITTPDEDSNEGQYEPLSLEVPPGNMFNPEYPAPTFTLWTAFLAVDVIYEALAKAVPEKVSASSGGDLCDIMLYGEDPETGRAFVEALNEGVGWGGNDVRDGPNALMHIAESMVRNIPIEVFENKAPIQFDGLSLRQDSGGPGAYRGGLGIKRDYRFTAPCGGLSIIQKTKTEGWGLEGGEPGAKNVVVLDLEDGWEDRVQLLVDNEELYDEAGENLKFVGMMRGQFEPGETISNRSGGGGGYGHPLDRDPEAVREDVIDGYVSPEGAREDYGVVVSADGELDREATEELRAERRE, encoded by the coding sequence ATGAGTACTACGAGCGCACCGACCCCCGCGGACGAGATCGACGGCGCGACGGTCGAAGTGATCCGCAACTACCTCACCTCGGCCGCGACCGAGATGCAGCGCACGCTCATCCGGACGGCGTACAACACGATCATCTACGAGATCCTCGACTTCGGGATCTCGATGTACGACGCCGATCGCCGGCTGGTCGCGGACTCGCCCGGCCTCTCGATGTTCCTCGGCGCGAACGACTACGGCCTGCGCCGCACCGTCGAGCACCTGGGCGAGGAGAACCTGAATCCCGGCGACATCATCCTCTGTAACTACCCCTACTGGAGTTCGACCCACACGCTCGACGTGCTGGTGATCAAGCCGGTCTTCCTCGACGAGGAACTCATCGGCTACACCGCGAGTCGGGCCCACTGGCTCGACCTGGGCGCGAAGGACGAGGGCTACGTCCTCGACTCGACGGACATGCACCAGGAGGGCGTCATCTTCCCCGGGACGAAGGTCTACAAGGAGGGCGAACCGGACGAGGAGATCATGGACCTCATTCGCTTCAACTCCCGGATTCCCGACAAGACGCTGGGCGACCTCAACGCCCAGATCGCCGCGCTGCAGACCGGCGCCGACCGGCTGCGCAGCCTCCACGAGAAGTACGGCACCGACACCGTCGAGACCGCCATCGAGTCGGTCATCGACCACGGCGAGCGAACGGCCAGGGACGCCGTCGAGGACCTGCCCGACGGTAGCTGGAGCGCAGTCGGCTACGGCGACGGCATCACGTCGGATCCGGACGACCTGCTGCGGATCGAGGCCGAGGTGACGATCGAGGGCGACGAGTTCACGGTCGACCTCTCGGGGTCGTCCGACCAGATCGACGCCCCGCTGAACGTCCCGCTCGGCATGAGCCAGACGCTCGCGAAGCTGGCGTTCAAGAGCATCACCACGCCCGACGAGGACTCGAACGAGGGCCAGTACGAGCCGCTCTCGCTCGAGGTCCCGCCGGGCAACATGTTCAACCCCGAGTACCCCGCCCCGACGTTCACCCTGTGGACGGCGTTCCTCGCGGTCGACGTCATCTACGAGGCGCTCGCGAAGGCCGTCCCCGAGAAGGTCTCGGCGAGCTCCGGCGGCGACCTCTGTGACATCATGCTCTACGGCGAGGACCCGGAGACGGGCCGCGCGTTCGTCGAGGCGCTCAACGAGGGCGTCGGCTGGGGCGGCAACGACGTCCGCGACGGGCCGAACGCGCTGATGCACATCGCCGAGTCGATGGTCCGCAACATCCCGATCGAGGTCTTCGAGAACAAGGCCCCGATCCAGTTCGACGGGCTCTCGCTGCGCCAGGACTCGGGCGGGCCCGGCGCCTACCGCGGCGGGCTCGGCATCAAGCGCGACTACCGTTTCACCGCCCCCTGCGGCGGGCTCTCGATCATCCAGAAGACGAAAACCGAGGGCTGGGGCCTCGAGGGCGGCGAGCCCGGCGCGAAGAACGTCGTCGTCCTCGACCTCGAGGACGGCTGGGAGGACCGCGTCCAGCTGCTGGTCGACAACGAGGAACTCTACGACGAGGCCGGCGAGAACCTGAAGTTCGTCGGCATGATGCGCGGCCAGTTCGAACCCGGCGAGACCATCTCGAACCGCTCCGGCGGCGGAGGGGGCTACGGGCACCCGCTCGACCGGGATCCCGAGGCCGTTCGCGAGGACGTCATCGACGGCTACGTCTCGCCCGAGGGCGCCCGCGAGGACTACGGCGTCGTCGTGAGCGCCGACGGCGAACTGGATCGCGAGGCGACCGAGGAGTTGCGCGCCGAGCGGCGGGAGTAA
- a CDS encoding hydantoinase/oxoprolinase family protein, producing MESKDRLAVDIGGTFVDSIMFDRETGEINVEKASTTPDQPEKGVLNAKDKVGADLAETEAFVHGTTLGINAFLEREGARTGIVTNEGFRDVFEIGRTNVERESMYDIRYKKPEQIVPRRRRIGVPGRIDANGDVSEPLDEDAVREAARELVDDHDVESIAICFLHSYRNGEHERQAGEIIREEVPDVSLSLSSDITGEYREYERTSTAVLDAYIKPIFENYVDRLDGALREDGFDGSFFITRSGGGTLTAENATTAPVHTILSGPAGGLIGASHVGDVTDRDNLIAVDMGGTSLDACVIENGAPAVEYDSTLGHMPMMIPVYDIRTIGAGGGSIAWHDGEFLKVGPKSAGADPGPICYGRGGTEPTVTDAAVALGYMDPAAFLGGDMDLNQTGALEGIEEKLADPLEMSVDEAARGVFDVTLANTVGAIREITVEKGLDPRDFTMVSYGGAGSLFVPLLAREIGADEVLIPQAPSVFSAWGMLMADVVYDMAQTSITVLDELDYEAFDAQFADLEEEGAQTLGDEGFTGDERTLERFVEMRYLGQEHTVEVDANDVESLDELGERFEARHETRYGHTMDDPPEVVHLRVRAIGENDKPSIEAQEPTDDPTVEPVDTREAYCFAEREKTTFDVYERAQLQPGHEVPGPAIVQEPTTTIVYHSDQTAEIDEYGHILISQED from the coding sequence AGTCGAAAGACCGCCTAGCCGTAGACATCGGTGGAACGTTCGTCGACTCGATCATGTTCGATCGGGAGACGGGCGAGATCAACGTCGAGAAGGCCTCGACGACACCCGACCAGCCGGAGAAGGGCGTTCTCAACGCCAAGGACAAGGTCGGCGCCGATCTCGCCGAGACGGAGGCGTTCGTCCACGGGACGACCCTCGGTATCAACGCATTCCTCGAACGAGAGGGCGCCCGAACGGGCATCGTCACCAACGAGGGCTTTCGCGACGTCTTCGAGATCGGTCGCACCAACGTCGAGCGCGAGTCGATGTACGACATCCGGTACAAGAAGCCCGAACAGATCGTGCCCCGTCGCCGCCGCATCGGCGTTCCGGGCCGGATCGACGCCAACGGTGACGTGAGCGAGCCCCTCGACGAGGACGCGGTCCGCGAGGCCGCCCGCGAACTGGTCGACGACCACGACGTCGAGTCGATCGCGATCTGCTTCCTCCACTCCTATCGCAACGGCGAGCACGAGCGCCAGGCCGGCGAGATCATCCGCGAGGAGGTCCCCGACGTCAGCCTCTCGCTGTCGAGCGACATCACCGGCGAGTACCGCGAGTACGAGCGCACGAGCACGGCCGTCCTCGACGCCTACATCAAGCCGATCTTCGAGAACTACGTCGACCGCCTCGACGGCGCGCTGCGCGAGGACGGCTTCGACGGCTCGTTCTTCATCACGCGCTCGGGCGGCGGGACGCTGACCGCCGAGAACGCGACGACCGCGCCGGTCCACACGATCCTCTCGGGCCCGGCGGGCGGGCTCATCGGGGCCTCGCACGTCGGCGACGTCACCGACCGCGACAACCTGATCGCGGTCGACATGGGCGGGACCAGCCTCGACGCCTGCGTCATCGAGAACGGCGCGCCGGCCGTCGAGTACGACTCGACGCTCGGGCACATGCCGATGATGATCCCGGTCTACGACATCCGGACGATCGGCGCGGGCGGCGGCTCGATCGCCTGGCACGACGGCGAGTTCCTCAAGGTCGGCCCCAAGAGCGCCGGCGCGGACCCGGGCCCGATCTGCTACGGTCGCGGCGGCACCGAGCCGACGGTGACCGACGCCGCCGTCGCGCTGGGCTACATGGACCCGGCCGCCTTCCTCGGCGGCGACATGGACCTGAACCAGACCGGCGCCCTCGAGGGCATCGAGGAGAAGCTGGCCGACCCGCTCGAGATGTCCGTCGACGAGGCGGCCCGCGGCGTCTTCGACGTCACGCTCGCGAACACGGTCGGCGCGATCCGCGAGATCACCGTCGAGAAGGGCTTGGACCCGCGGGACTTCACGATGGTCTCCTACGGCGGGGCCGGCTCGCTGTTCGTCCCGCTGCTGGCCCGCGAGATCGGCGCCGACGAGGTCCTCATCCCGCAGGCGCCATCGGTCTTCTCCGCCTGGGGCATGCTGATGGCCGACGTCGTCTACGACATGGCCCAGACGTCGATCACCGTCCTCGACGAACTCGACTACGAGGCGTTCGACGCGCAGTTCGCCGATCTCGAGGAAGAGGGCGCCCAAACCCTCGGCGACGAAGGCTTCACCGGCGACGAGCGCACGCTCGAACGCTTCGTCGAGATGCGCTACCTCGGCCAGGAGCACACCGTCGAGGTCGACGCGAACGACGTCGAGAGCCTCGACGAGTTAGGGGAGCGCTTCGAGGCGCGCCACGAGACCCGCTACGGTCACACGATGGACGACCCGCCGGAGGTCGTCCACCTGCGCGTCCGCGCCATCGGCGAGAACGACAAGCCATCGATCGAGGCCCAGGAGCCGACGGACGACCCGACGGTCGAGCCGGTCGACACGCGCGAAGCCTACTGCTTCGCCGAGCGCGAGAAGACGACCTTCGACGTCTACGAGCGCGCACAGCTCCAGCCGGGTCACGAGGTGCCCGGCCCCGCGATCGTCCAGGAGCCGACGACGACCATCGTCTACCACTCCGACCAGACCGCCGAGATCGACGAGTACGGCCACATCCTCATCAGCCAGGAGGACTGA